One Archangium violaceum genomic window, ATCTGCTGAAGGAGTTCGCCACCTCCTTCAACGACGCGGACCTCGTCTTCATCACCAGTGTCTACGCCGCGGGCGAGGAGCCCATCCCCGGCGCCACGGGCGACGCGCTGGTCGACGCCGTCCGCGCGCACGGCCACCGCGACGTCACCTTCGTGGAGAAGCGCACGGACATCGCCCGGACGTTGCTGCCCCGGCTGCGCGAGGGGGACATCGTCGTCACCCTGGGCGCCGGTGACATCACCCAGGTGGGCCCCGAGCTCGTCGAGCTGCTCAAGCAGCACGGCACGGTGAAGGGCGACTAGCGGATGGCGGCGGTCCTCACATCGTCTCTGCCCGAGCGGCTGGGGCGCCTGACCGGTATTGACGTGACGGCGGGGGCGCCGCTCGCGCCCCTCACCAGTGTGCGCGTGGGCGGCCCGGCCGAGGCGCTCGTGCGCCCGCGTTCCCCGGACGCCCTGGTGGCCCTGCTGCGCTTCGTGCGCGAGGAGGGCGTGCCCCTCACGGTGCTCGGCGGCGGGGCCAACTCCCTGGTGGGCGATGGGGGCATTCCGGGCGTCACCCTGAAGCTGCCGGGGGACCTGTTCCCCGAGCTGGCCGACGTGGGCGCGGAGGAGGGGAGGCTCACCCTCGGCGCGGGCGCGGCCATCGTCCGGCTCTGCAACCAGATGCGCTCCCACGGGCTGGTGGGCGCCGAGTTCCTCGCCGGCATCCCCGGCACGCTGGGCGGCGCCGTCACCATGAACGCGGGCACCAAGAACGGCGAGTGCTTCCGCGTGGTGGAGGCGGTGGAGGTGGCCACCGCGGACGGGCTCGGGTGGCTCTCCAAGGCGGACATTCCGCACCGCTACCGGCACTCGGAGCTGCCCCCGGGCGGCGTGGTGACACGCGTGCGCTTCCTGCTGCGCAAGGGCGACATCGAGGCCTCCAGGAAGGCCATGGACGAGGACCTCGCCTACCGCAAGCGCAGCCAGCCGCTCAGCCAGCCCAACTTCGGCAGCGTCTTCACGAACCCGCCGGGCGACTTCGCCGGGCGCCTCATCGAGAGCGTGGGCCTCAAGGGCCACGTCATCGGCCGCGCGCAGGTGTCCACCCTGCACGCCAACTGGATCGTCAACCTGGGCGGCGCCACCGCCCACGATGTCCTCTCCCTCCTCACCCTCATGCGGTCGCGCGTGCGGGAGGAGCTGGGGGTCGAGCTCCAACCCGAAGTCAAGCGTGTAGGGGTCTTCCTGCCATGAGCGGATTCTCCAAGGACGAGCTGAAGCGGAAGAAGGTGGGAGTGCTGCTCGGGGGCCTGTCCTCCGAGCGCGAGGTGTCCCTGCGCACCGGCGCCGCCGTGGCCAAGGCCCTGCGGGGACTCGGCTACGACGTGGTGGAGATCGACGTGGGCAAGGACCTGCCCGCGCGCCTCACGGCGGAGAAGGTGGAGGTGGCCTTCATCGCCCTCCACGGCCGCTACGGCGAGGACGGCTGCATCCAGGGTCTGCTCGAGTGCATGTTCATCCCCTACACGGGCAGCGGCGTCATGGCCTCGTCCCTGGGCATGGACAAGGTCTTCGCCAAGCAGGTCTTCGTCGCCCACGGCATTCCCACTCCGCCCTACCGCGCCTTCCAGAGCGCCGACGAGGCCCGGGCCGCCGTGGACTCGCTGCCCTTCGGCCTCCCCGCCGTCGTCAAGCCCTCCCGCGAGGGCAGCAGCGTGGGCGTCGCCATCTGCAAGACGCGCGAGGAGTACCTCGCCGCCGTGGAGGCCGCCTCCACGCTCGCCGGCTCCATCCTCGTGGAGCAGTACGTCAAGGGCCGCGAGGTGCAGGGCGGCGTCCTCGAGAACGAGGCCCTGGGCGTCATCGAGGTGGTGGCCGCGCGTGAGTTCTACGACTACCAGGCCAAGTACCAGTCCGGTGGAACCACCCAGTACCTCTTCCCCGCACCCCTCCCGCAGGATCAGTATGAGCGTGTGAACCAGCTCTGCCTTGCCGCTCATCGTGCGCTCGGGTGCAGTGGAGGTTCCCGCTCGGACGTCATCCTGACGCCGTCCGGGGACATCTTCCTGCTGGAGATCAACACGCTGCCGGGAATGACCGAGTCCAGCCTGCTGCCGAAGATCGCCGCGGGCCGGGGCATCGACTTTCCTGGCCTCTGCGAGCGTCTCCTGCTAGGGGCCAGTCTCAAGGCTTGAGAAAACCCCCCGAAGGATCATGAGGGCTTGCCGGTCCCTTCAGCGGGACCCGGGCGCTACAGCGACGTCGCTGTAGCGAAAAACTGGCGTGGAGATCCAACCGCGCGCAGCATGCGCCGACGCACACCATGGCATTCGGTAAGTCCAAGAACCGTCGTCGCCAGGACGCCGCCCAGACGAAGGAGGCGGTGACGGGAGCCGTGCGCACGCACGGACCCGGCCTGCTCAAGGCCATCCTACTGACGGGTCTGACAGTCGCCTTGGTGTGGGGCGGCATCGAGCTGCGGCGCTGGGCGCTGAGCTCGCCGACCTTCCTCCTGAAGGAGACGACCTTCAGCGGGCTGCAGCGGGCCACGCCGGGCGAGCTGCTCAAGCTGTCCGGGCTGACGGTGGGGCAGAACCTGTGGGCGCTGGACGTGGGGGCGCTCGAGCGCGCCATGTCCACCCACCCGTGGGTGCGCGAGGTGGCGGTGCGGCGGCACTTCCCGGCCAGCGTGTCCGTGGAAGTGGTGGAGCACGCGCCGGCGGCGCTGGCGGTGCTCGGAGACCTGTACCTGCTGGACGAGGACGGCGAGCCCTTCAAGCGGCTGCAGCCCGGGGACACGCTGGATCTGCCGCTCGTCACGGGGGTGGACCGGGAGGACTACATCGCGGACGAGGCGAAGACGCGCGAGCGCTACCGCCAGGCGCTCGCGGTGGCGCACGCCTACGCGGCCACGCAGCCCGGCAAGCGCGAGCGGCTGAGCGAGGTGCGGATGGTGGCGGAGGGGATGGTGTTGGTGATGGCGGACGGGATGGAGGTGCGGATGGGGGAGGGGGAGACGGACGCCAAACTTCAGCGGCTCTCGCGCGTGCGCGAGGAGCTGCGAGCCCGCGGCCTGGCCGCGGAGGTCATCCACCTGGAGAACCGGGCCCGGCCCGGCTGGGTGGCGGTGAAGCTTTCGAGCCCTGTCTCCGAGAGGAACGGGGCCTCGCAGTAGGAACGCGCCCCTTTCACGAGAGTGGGGGGCCTGGGAGGGTTGTCATGGCGAAGCAGAAGTCCGGGGAGATCATCGTCGGCCTCGACATCGGCACGACGAAGATCTGCGCCATCGTCGGCGAGCTGACCGACAGCGGAATCGACATCATCGGCATCGGTACGCACCCATCGAAGGGCCTCCGCAAGGGCGTGGTGGTCAATATCGAGGCGACCGTGTCCTCCATCCGCCGCGCGGTGGAGGAGGCCGAGCTGATGGCCGGTGCGGAGATCTCCCACGTGTACACCGGCATCGCCGGTGGCCACATCAAGGGCTTCAATTCGCAGGGAATCGTGGCGGTGAAGGACAAGGAGGTCCGCGAGGCGGACATCGCCCGCGTCATCGACGCCGCCAAGGCCGTGGCGATCCCGCTGGACCGGGAGGTCATCCACGTCCTGCCGCAGGAGTTCATCATCGACGACCAGGGCGGCATCAAGGAGCCCCTGGGGATGGCGGGCGTGCGCCTGGAGGCGAAGGTGCACATCGTGACGGGTGCGGTGTCGAGCGCGCAGAACATCGTGAAGTGCGCCAACCGCACGGGCCTGAACGTGGCGGACATCGTGCTGCAGCCGCTCGCGTCGGCCGAGGCGGTGCTGGGAGAGGACGAGAAGGAGCTGGGCGTGTGCCTGGTGGACATCGGCGGGGGCACGACGGACATCGCCATCTTCTCGGGCGGCTCCATCGTGCACACGGCGGTGATTGCGCTGGGCGGCAACAACCTGACGAGCGACATCGCGATTGGCCTGCGCACCCCGGCGCACGAGGCCGAGCGCATCAAGCAGAAGTTCGGCTGCGCGCTGGCGTCCATGGTGAACAAGGACGAGACCATCGAGGTGCCGAGCGTGGGTGGGCGGCAGCCGCGGGTGCTCGGGCGGCAGATTCTGTGTGAGATCCTGGAGCCGCGCGTGGAGGAGATCTTCCAGCTCGTGCACCGGGAGATCCAGAAGTGCGGCTATGAGGACCTGCTGGCCTCGGGCGTGGTGATTACCGGTGGCTCGACGCTGCTGGCGGGAATGCCGGAGCTGGCCGAGGAAGTGATTGGGTTGCCGGTGCGCCGGGGCATGCCGCGAGGGATTGGCGGGCTGGTGGACGTGGTGAAGAGCCCGATGTACGCGACGGGCGTGGGCCTGGTGGTCTACGGGGCCAAGCACCTGGATCGGCGGATGTTCCGCATCCGCGAGGAGAACGTCTACAAGAAGGTCAAGGGCCGCATGCGCGAGTGGCTCGAGGAGATCTTCTAGTCAGTCTCCGCAGTCTTGCCGTACCCCACCGGGGCCGCTCTCCTCCCAGCGGCCCCGGTTTTTTTCCATTCCATTTCAGGTCTCTAGAGGAATGCGGAGGCGTAGGCCGCAGCGCGGCTGAGCTGTCATTCTCCCAAGGGCAGCGGACAGTGGACGGTTTCATGGAAAATGACCGGGTTCTTCGTCTGACTCTCGCCTTGGGTCTGTTGCTGGTTCAGGCCTGCTTGATGCCCGTTGTCTCTCCTGACGGCGCTCCCTCCCATTTCAAAGGGCCGGATGTGCAGGTGAGCCAACTGCCGGATGGTAGGCTCCGTCTTGTCCCCCCGCCGCTATCCTTGGAGCCGGCTCTACAACGTATGTCCATGGAGGAGGCTCGGAGCGCGCTGCGCGGGTTCCGGGCGGTCCTGGTCAGTCATCCGCCCAGGAGCCTGCGGACGATTTCGTTCTCTGGCTGCGCAGGTCCGCTAGGGTCTACTCAGTGGGAGCAATCCCTGCGCGAGCAGTTCATCGCCCGCTACGGCACTCCGTTGGTCCCACTGCCCGATTGCCTGGAGGACAGTGCCTTGTTCATGGCCCTGCGCCTGTCCACCCGGTTCATGCCCGTGGGCGTGCGTGAGGCCGCCCAAGCGCTCTTCAATGACCCCGCCTTTCTCGCGGGAGTTGCGATTGCGTTGATCGTCTACCTCGTCGCCTGGGTAGCGCCCGAGCCCATTTTCACCAAGAGCTTTGCCATGGCCGCCACGGTGCTGCTGGCCTCCGTCTTCACCGTCGCGGAAATCGCCCATGTGGGTGTTGTCGCCTGGGGTCTGTACCAGGACACCCAGGGTCGTCGCACCCTGAAGGAGATCGAGGCCGCAGCAGAGCGGTTTGGCAAGGCAATGGGCGGTGTGGGTTTACGAATATTGGTGATGGTGGCGAGTTGGGGGGTGGCAAAGGGGCTTCCGAGGGTGCCTCCAGGCGGGGGTTGGGCATGGCTCAAGCAGCGGCGCCTTTCCGTGGTGGGTGGGATGGAACTGACCGAGGTCGTCTCCGTTCAGGCCACGTCTGTCCATGCCATGGCGGATGGCTCCTTGGTAATAGCGGGTGTATCCGCCGGCACCACCGCTCAGGTATTTCGCAGTGCTTGCAAGGACGGCTCACTCAGGGTGCCAGGCTTCACCTGGCATCACCTCGCTACGAACAAGAATGAGATATCTGATTTGAGAGGTGGTCCCTGGACACCCTTGTTCACGGCGATCTTCGCTCAAGCGGGAATGACCCTGGATGCTGATGAGAACCAGGTCTTCCTGAAGGGCCACGGAGGTCCTCACCCCGAGGAGTATCACGAGGAGGTTCACAGGCGACTCAGGGAGGCCATCAAAGACTGTAGGACCCAGCAACTGTGCCGAGCCAGGTTGGTGGATGAGTTGAAACGGATTTCAGATGAAGTCTGCACTCCCGGAACCAGACTCCACCGTTTGTTGACGAAGACTTGAAGCCAGGACGGAGGAGCTTCATGAAATACTACGATCTGCTCAGTAACATGCGCCTCCCTGGGCGCTGGGTCCTCGCGGATCCCGTCGATGCGCATGGACAGGCGGTCGACCCCTGGCAGTTCGACAAGGGTCGTCTCCTCAAACCTGAAGGCAAGCTCGTACTGCACCAGGTTCGTCCAGGGAGCGCGCTCGACTTCAGCTTTACCACCCTTACAATTCCGGTGGTTCATGGCCGGGTCGTATCCCTTTGTGAACGCCTGGGTCTACAGCAGCAAGTGCAGTTCCTTCCCGCACAGGTGGAAGGCCAGTCCGAGCCGTACTTCATTCTCAATTCGCTTCGCATCATCCGTTGCATTGATGATGCGCGTTGCGAAGAGGTGCGCTACTGGCGTCTGGAGGATGGAGACCCCGATAGGGTGGGGCAGTACCGTGTCGTTGCGGGCATGCGCATCGAACCGAGCAAGGTGGGCGACTCCCACATCTTCCGTCCTTGGGGTTGGAGTGTGGCCCTCCTCGTTTCGGAGCGCCTCAAGCAAGTCATGGAGGAGGAGCGCATCACGGGAACGAAGTTCGTTGAGGTTTGATTCCGTAGGGGCAAATTCGAGGATAGCGCAGGGGCATCAGAGGGATCCGGGACGGTAGAGGTGGCTCGGATAACAACAGCGGGAATGCAACTGCGTTCGAAATCGTAGTTCTCCCTCCGCGCCTACTCTGAACCGGGAGGCTTCATTTTCATGAGTTCTTCCGGAAGAGGCGTCGGGCGAAACCTCAACCCCTGCCCGGTTCGCTGGGGGATGACACGAAAACCCTCTCCAGCGATTCTGACGAGATCTCCTTCTTTTGCCTTCCCGCTGGAGAGCCATTCGTCTGCATCCGCTCTCATCGAAAACGTTTGGGAGGGCACTATGTAGTCAACGGCGGGTGTGTAGAACTTCCGAAAGAACTCGCGATAGTCATCTAGCTGTTGGTTCTCACGGACGTAAAACAGCGCCACTGCGGCGACTCGGATTGATTCGTCTTCTGGTGAGCCTTCTTGGTATTTCGCGTTGATGGCGCGCAGGGTGTCGAGAATGGAGTCGACGTCGAAGTTGGGAGCGTATTTCATTTTCGAGCCCGGATTAGTGCGCGCGAGTGGGGACGAAGGCCTCGCCTGCTGCCATGACCATGGTTCCAAGCGCGACCTCGACTGCGTCCCTCTCAGACCTATCGCGCGCCAGCCCTGGGGGCTCGGAACGCGTGCATGTGCGCAGCCTCATCGCTCATGGAGGAGTCGATCATCGCTTGCCGCAGGGAGGGCAGGGGCCAGCGCGTGGTGGCCGCGCTCTCCAAGGCCGCGTAGGCGGCTCGCTCCTCGTCGAGCACCTCCGTGGCCTGCAGGAGGCGGGCGTCGTCCCCCAGCTCGGTGGCGGCCTTCTTCATGAGCGAGAGGCCCACGAATCGCTCGACGATGGAGGACTCTTCGGAGATGCGCGAGCCGATGCGCCAGAGTGCTTCGGCCAGGCGCTGGCGCTCGGCGGGAGTGAGCGCGTCGCGCGAGGCCTCGGTGCGGCGCTGGAGCAGCACGGGCACGGGGCTGACCAGCGACATGACGGCGAGCGTGTACGCGTGGTTCTTCGGGACGGAAACCCCGGTGGCCTCCAGGTGGCCGAGCGCGTACCGGTAGAGCGAGAGGAACCCGGTCTGGCGCCAGTCGGGGAGCTGCGAGAGGGCCTCGAGCTCCTGGAGCTCCCGGGGCGTGAAGGGGGCCTTGGCGTCGGTCCCTTCCAGCAGGAGCAGGGCGCGAAGCAGTATGGGCTCCGGGTGCTGTGCGGAGAGCGTTGCGAGGCGGGCGCGCAGGGCGCTCCGGGACCGGGCGCGCAGCGGGGCGGGCAGCTTGTCGCGCTCGAGGTACTCGACGGCGGCGACGAGCAGCTCGGGGGGCGCGGACTCGGGGAGCTGCTGGAAGAGGGCTCGGGCGCGCTCCGCATCCGGACTCATGGAGAGGGCGAGCACGAAGCGCTGCTCGGCCGAAAGCTCTCGCCGCCAGACCTGCTCGGGGCTGGGGCCCGTGGCGGCGGGCTCCGGGTCCTCCTCGAGCAGGGGCGAGTCCCTGAAGTCGGGTCGGCCGATGTCATTCCAGGCCTGGAGGAAGGCGTCGCGCCAGCCGAGCTCGGGCCGGGTGCGCCTGAGGTCGAGGAGTGACTGCAGCAGGCGCGGCTCGGGGCGCTCGGGAAGGAGCTGGCGCAGCGTGAGGATGTCGCTCGCCGCGCCGTCCAGGTTTCCGGATTCGAGCGCGGCGCAGGCGCGGACGAATGGCGAGCGGGACGGGGCGGAGACCTCGGACGGCGCGGAGGCAGCCCGCGCTTGGAGGCCCAGGGGCCCGAGTGCGAGGACGAGCAGGGCGCGGCACAGGGATCGCGGCAGTCGCCAGGAGCGGCCATGGAACCAGAGGTCTCGTGTCATGTGCCCGAGCATAACCGGGCCCCGAGCCCGCGCGGTGTTGCCAGAAGAGGGGTTCAAGTGCGCCCCTATCCCGCTGCGGCCCGGAGGAGCTTCGCCACCCACCCCCGGAGATACTCGAGTGTCTCCTCGGTCTGGATTTCAGGTTGGAACAGCAGGGGGTCGAAGCGCCCTTCCTCCAGCATACGCACCAGCGTCCGGTCGGCGGCGATGATCTCCGGCACGCCGCGCGGAAAGGTGGGGCGTGCATCAGGGTCATCCCGGAGCTCGGGTGTTTCGTAGATGAACTCCAGGTAGCGGGTGTAGGCGTCGAAGAAGCGGTCCACGTTGGATGCAATGGGGAGCGCGTAGATGTCCTCGTAGGGGTCGACCTCGACGACTGGTTGGACGCCCTGCGCATCCGCCAAGCTCGGGACCGTGGCGTAGCGATAGGCCAACGCCTCCTGGCCTCCGAAGACGAGGAGGGTGCGGAACGGCTCGGGCCAATAGGGCTGCACGCCCTCGTTCTCCAAGAGGAATTCATCCATCTGGTCATCACAGGTGGCGATGTACAGATCCAGGTGGAACGAGAGCCCGCCCAGTCGATTGTAGAAGGCGGCGAGCATCGGATCGAAAGGGCGGCCCAGGAGTGGCTCTCCGAGATTCCGAGCACAGGCTGCCGGAGGGCTCGTCCGCACCTGGATCTTGTACTTCCTGATTGCCTCCAACAGCCGCTCGAGCCCTTGCAATGGGACCATCGTCATTCGCTTCCTCTGCAGCTCTGAAATCCATGAGCTTCTACGACTCCATGACTGGACCCACGGGGTTGACTGTGACCGAATATACGAAGCGCCTTCTATCTCCCGGGCAGATCTCGATGCAGGTGGTGAGCGAGCTACCATGAGCCCTGTGCAACTCCACGCGGGAAGCTTGTTCGAGCACATGCGGCACATTTGTTTGCGCCCAAGGATGTTCGCTCCGGACTTCACGCTCGATCATCTTCATATGTTCATCTACGGCTATGAGAGTGCCCTTGGTGATACAGGGCAGAAAAGCCAGCACGAGCAATTCAGGGAATGGATCTACACGCGGCACCCAAAGTGGCGGCAGCTTTCCACCTGGTGGGGCCAGCAAGTCCACGAAGCCAACGCGTGCGACTTGGATCGCACGCTCGAAGCAATCATCCGTCTCCTGGATGAATTCCTGGCAACGGAGGGGACCGGGTTTGTCCGCTCCCCCACTCGCGAGACCCAGTACGACATCGTCATCCAGAAGCCAAAGAGGCGTCCGAGTCGGAGTCCTCGCTCCAAGCGGTGACGTATTGGATGCAGGACTCATCTGGCCCAGAGCAGCGCCAGCTCGAGTTCGATGGCCTCGAATGGTTCGGCGCGGATCCGCTGATCTCCGGCGAAGGATTCGACCAGGATCCAATGGTTCCCCTCGAGTCGGAACACATCGAGCGTGCGAGCCAGCGGATCCACATGCCACAGATGCCGGACCCCCTCCCGCGCGTAGATGCGCAGCTTTGGGCCCTTGTCCATGTGCCGCGTGCGCTCGGAGAGCACTTCGCACACCCAGTCCGGGGCAAGGTCGTAGTGTGCTGGCGCCTCGTCCCCTCCAAGGGCGTCCGGCAGGCGCTCACGCCTCCAGCCGGCGAGGTCTGGTACGAGCTTGTCCGGTCGGGGGCCGAAGTGAATCTCCGGCTCGTAGAGGATGACCCATCCACCTGGTCCACCCTTGCCGAGCATGAAGGGGCTTCCGATGCGCATGCCCAGTCGGGATGCCACGTTGGTGCGGGGTCGTGCTGCGTGAGGGCTGAGGTGCAGCTGTCCGTCGATGATCTCCGCCACCATTTCCGCCGGGGCCGCTTGGAAGGCCGCCTCGACGGACGGGTCGTTGCGCTCGGTGGACTCCGACAATCCCTGCACGCCGACCGCGGAGGCTCACGGTTGGATGGAGGTTGGCTCGGGCGGGCTGCGCTCGGCGACCGGCAGGTAGC contains:
- the murB gene encoding UDP-N-acetylmuramate dehydrogenase, whose product is MAAVLTSSLPERLGRLTGIDVTAGAPLAPLTSVRVGGPAEALVRPRSPDALVALLRFVREEGVPLTVLGGGANSLVGDGGIPGVTLKLPGDLFPELADVGAEEGRLTLGAGAAIVRLCNQMRSHGLVGAEFLAGIPGTLGGAVTMNAGTKNGECFRVVEAVEVATADGLGWLSKADIPHRYRHSELPPGGVVTRVRFLLRKGDIEASRKAMDEDLAYRKRSQPLSQPNFGSVFTNPPGDFAGRLIESVGLKGHVIGRAQVSTLHANWIVNLGGATAHDVLSLLTLMRSRVREELGVELQPEVKRVGVFLP
- a CDS encoding D-alanine--D-alanine ligase; amino-acid sequence: MSGFSKDELKRKKVGVLLGGLSSEREVSLRTGAAVAKALRGLGYDVVEIDVGKDLPARLTAEKVEVAFIALHGRYGEDGCIQGLLECMFIPYTGSGVMASSLGMDKVFAKQVFVAHGIPTPPYRAFQSADEARAAVDSLPFGLPAVVKPSREGSSVGVAICKTREEYLAAVEAASTLAGSILVEQYVKGREVQGGVLENEALGVIEVVAAREFYDYQAKYQSGGTTQYLFPAPLPQDQYERVNQLCLAAHRALGCSGGSRSDVILTPSGDIFLLEINTLPGMTESSLLPKIAAGRGIDFPGLCERLLLGASLKA
- a CDS encoding cell division protein FtsQ/DivIB — its product is MAFGKSKNRRRQDAAQTKEAVTGAVRTHGPGLLKAILLTGLTVALVWGGIELRRWALSSPTFLLKETTFSGLQRATPGELLKLSGLTVGQNLWALDVGALERAMSTHPWVREVAVRRHFPASVSVEVVEHAPAALAVLGDLYLLDEDGEPFKRLQPGDTLDLPLVTGVDREDYIADEAKTRERYRQALAVAHAYAATQPGKRERLSEVRMVAEGMVLVMADGMEVRMGEGETDAKLQRLSRVREELRARGLAAEVIHLENRARPGWVAVKLSSPVSERNGASQ
- the ftsA gene encoding cell division protein FtsA, with the protein product MAKQKSGEIIVGLDIGTTKICAIVGELTDSGIDIIGIGTHPSKGLRKGVVVNIEATVSSIRRAVEEAELMAGAEISHVYTGIAGGHIKGFNSQGIVAVKDKEVREADIARVIDAAKAVAIPLDREVIHVLPQEFIIDDQGGIKEPLGMAGVRLEAKVHIVTGAVSSAQNIVKCANRTGLNVADIVLQPLASAEAVLGEDEKELGVCLVDIGGGTTDIAIFSGGSIVHTAVIALGGNNLTSDIAIGLRTPAHEAERIKQKFGCALASMVNKDETIEVPSVGGRQPRVLGRQILCEILEPRVEEIFQLVHREIQKCGYEDLLASGVVITGGSTLLAGMPELAEEVIGLPVRRGMPRGIGGLVDVVKSPMYATGVGLVVYGAKHLDRRMFRIREENVYKKVKGRMREWLEEIF
- a CDS encoding AHH domain-containing protein produces the protein MALRLSTRFMPVGVREAAQALFNDPAFLAGVAIALIVYLVAWVAPEPIFTKSFAMAATVLLASVFTVAEIAHVGVVAWGLYQDTQGRRTLKEIEAAAERFGKAMGGVGLRILVMVASWGVAKGLPRVPPGGGWAWLKQRRLSVVGGMELTEVVSVQATSVHAMADGSLVIAGVSAGTTAQVFRSACKDGSLRVPGFTWHHLATNKNEISDLRGGPWTPLFTAIFAQAGMTLDADENQVFLKGHGGPHPEEYHEEVHRRLREAIKDCRTQQLCRARLVDELKRISDEVCTPGTRLHRLLTKT
- a CDS encoding imm11 family protein, translated to MKYYDLLSNMRLPGRWVLADPVDAHGQAVDPWQFDKGRLLKPEGKLVLHQVRPGSALDFSFTTLTIPVVHGRVVSLCERLGLQQQVQFLPAQVEGQSEPYFILNSLRIIRCIDDARCEEVRYWRLEDGDPDRVGQYRVVAGMRIEPSKVGDSHIFRPWGWSVALLVSERLKQVMEEERITGTKFVEV
- a CDS encoding Uma2 family endonuclease, which codes for MSESTERNDPSVEAAFQAAPAEMVAEIIDGQLHLSPHAARPRTNVASRLGMRIGSPFMLGKGGPGGWVILYEPEIHFGPRPDKLVPDLAGWRRERLPDALGGDEAPAHYDLAPDWVCEVLSERTRHMDKGPKLRIYAREGVRHLWHVDPLARTLDVFRLEGNHWILVESFAGDQRIRAEPFEAIELELALLWAR